The genomic interval TGGCCGATAAGGGTTCAAGACTTCAGGATGCTCATCGCAAGCGTCGCCAGTGCCACGAGCGTTTGGATGAGCTGCAGGATCATCTCGGTAAGTTGCATGTCTCCTCCTTCCTTGTCCTCGATTACTAGTCAGTGTGGAGTGCACGAGATATTGAAACGTGTGATGTCATGGTGTCGATAGCGTTGAACTGCGCATGATCGTAACGGTGATGGTGCGGCGCACGCAATAGACTTCAAGGGATCCGATTGGTACGGCACCCCCTCGCGTCAGCGGGGATGACCCTGTGTGCTGTCGCGGTGTCGCGTCTACCCCGCGCGAGCGGGGAAGAAGACGGTGAGGGGGTGCACAAGCGCCCCCTCACCGGCAGGCGTGCCGGCCTGCGTTGCAACCATCCCTCCCCGGACGCCTCCAATACGTGTCGCACCCCTCCGCTACCCTGGCCCCGTGACCCCCGAAGAGCTCGCCAACGCGATCCGCACCGTCCTTCTCGCCGCCGTCGGCGACGGCACCCTCAACCTCCCCGTCGAGGAGGTGCCCCTGCCCAAGGTCGAGCGCCCGCGCTCGCGCGAGCACGGCGACTGGGCCACGAACGTGGCCATGCGGCTCGCCAAGAAGGCGGGCACCAACCCGCGCGCCCTGGCCGAGCTCCTGCACCCCCGCCTGGCCGCTCTCGACGGCGTCGCCTCCGTCGAGGTCGCAGGTCCCGGCTTCCTCAACATCCGCCTCGACGCCGCCAGCGCCGGCGAGCTGGCCCGCACCATCGTCCAGGCCGGCGAGGCCTACGGGCGCAACGACTCCCTCGCGGGCCAGAGCGTCAACCTCGAGTACGTCTCCGCCAACCCCACCGGCCCGGTCCACCTCGGCGGCGCCCGCTGGGCCGCCGTCGGCGATTCCCTGGCCCGCATCCTCACCGCCTGCGGCGCCCGGGTCACCCGCGAGTACTACTTCAACGACCACGGCACCCAGATCGACCGCTTCGCCCGGTCCCTGCTCGCCGCCGCCCGCGGCGAGGACACCCCCGAGGACGGCTACGGCGGCTCCTACATCGCCGAGATCGCCGCCACCGTCACCGCCGACGAGCTCGCGGCCTCCCGCCCCGCCCCGGCCGGGCTGCCCGACGACGAGGCCACCGAGGTCTTCCGCGCCCGCGGCGTCGACCTCATGTTCGACGCCGTCAAGGCCGAGCTGCACGCCTTCCGCTCCGACTTCGACACCTTCTTCCACGAGGACTCCCTGCACACCTCGGGCGCCGTCTCCCGCGCCATCGAGCGCCTGCGCGAACGCGGCATGATCGAGGAGCGTGACGGCGCCACCTGGCTGCGCACCACCGACTTCGGCGACGACAAGGACCGCGTCCTCATCAAGTCCGACGGCAATGCCGCCTACTTCGCCGCCGACGTCGCCTACTACCTGGACAAGCGCTCGCGCGGCGCCGACTGCGCCATCTACCTGCTGGGCGCGGACCACCACGGCTACATCGGCCGCATGATGGCCATGTGCGCCGCCTTCGGCGACGAGCCCGGCGTCAACATGCAGATCCTCATCGGCCAGCTCGTCAATCTCGTCAAGGACGGCGAGCCCGTGCGCATGTCCAAGCGCGCCGGCACCATCGTCACCCTGGAGGACCTGGTGGGCGCCGTCGGCGTCGACGCCGCCCGCTACTCGCTCGCCCGCGCCTCCATGGACTCGATGATCGACATCGACCTCGACCTGCTGTCCTCGGCCTCCAACGAGAACCCCGTCTACTACGTCCAGTACGCACACGCCCGCACCCGCAACGTCGCCCGCAACGCCGCCGAGCACGCTGTGAGCCGCGAGGCCGGCTTCGAGCCCGCCGCCCTCGACACCCCCGCCGACTCCGCGCTGCTGGCCGCCCTCGCCCGGTTCCCCGCCATCGTCGCCCAGGCGGCGAGCATGCGCGAGCAGCACCGGGTCGCCCGCTACCTCGAGGAGCTGGCCGGCGCCTACCACACCTGGTACGCCGCCACCCGCGTGACCCCGCGTGGCGACGACCCCGTCGACGCCGGTCACGTCGCCCGCCTGTGGCTCAACGACGCCGTCTCCCAGGTGCTCGCCAACGGTCTGGCCCTGCTGGGCGTGAGCGCTCCGGAGCGCATGTGAGCGCCCCCGGTCAGGCTCCCGACGGCGAGCCCGCAGTCCCGTCCGGGGAGGCTCCTCTCGGCAGCCTCGTCGCCCCCGAGCCCGACGAGCGCCCCGACCTGTGGCCCTTCACCGTCCGGCGCGCCCCCGACGGCGCCCTCACCTTCGGCGGACGCCACCTCACCCAGGTGCTCAACGACGCCCCCACCCCCGTCTTCGTCCTCGACGAGGCGGACCTGCGCGGGCGCGCCGCCTCCTGGTCCGCCGCCATGCACGAGGAGTTCTGGCCCGGCTACGGCATGGCCGGAGGCCAGGCCTTCTACGCCGGCAAGGCCTTCCTCACCACCTCCATCGCCCGGTGGGTCCTTGAGGAGGGCATGGGCATCGACACCGCCAGCCGCGGCGAGCTCGCCGTCTCCCTCGCCGCCCTTCAGGACGTCGACGGCGAGGCCGCCACCGCGCACGCCACCCGTCTGGGCCTGCACGGCAACGGCAAGACACAGGCGGAGATCGCCGTCGCCCTCATCCACCGCCTCGGCCACCTCGTCCTGGACTCCCTCGAGGAGGTCGGCCTCGCCGCCCGGGCCGTGCGCGACCTGCGCAACAGCGGTGTCTACGGCCCCGAGGAGCGGGGGCGGGTCATGGTGCGCCTGACCACGGGCGTGCACGCCGGTGGCCACGAGTTCATTGCCACCGCCCACGAGGACCAGAAGTTCGGTCTGTCCGTCCACACCGGCACCGCCCGGCAGGCGATCGACGCGGTCATCGCCGCACCCGAGCTCGAGCTGCACGGCCTGCACTCCCACATCGGCTCCCAGATCATGGACCTGGCCGGCTTCCGGGAGGCCGCCCGCATCGTCCTGCGCCTGCGCCACGAGGTTGCCGCCGACATGGGCGTCCTCGCCCATGAGCTGGACCTGGGTGGCGGCTACGGCATCGCCTACACCGGGGCGGACCCGGTCGCCCCCAGCCCGGCCACGGTCGCCCAGACCCTTGCCGAGACTGTACGGGAGCTGTGCACCGAGCTCGGCGACCCTATCCCGCACGTGTCCATCGAGCCCGGCCGCAGCGTCGCCGGTCCGTCCACGGTCATGCTCTACACGGTCACCGGGCTCAAGCGCGTCGCCCTCGACGCCGGTGCCTCGCGCCTGTACGTGAGCGTCGACGGTGGCATGAGTGACAACATCCGCCCCGCCCTGTACGAGGCCGCCTACACGGCGCTCGTCGCCAACCGCCGCCCGGACCCCGCCGTGGGCGTCACCCGGGCGCGTGTCGTTGGCAAGCACTGCGAGAGCGGCGACGTCGTCGTGCGCGACGTGGACCTGCCCGGGGACCTGGCGGTCGGCGACGTGCTGGCGGTGCCCGCGGTGGGCGCCTACGGGCGCTCCATGGCCAGCAACTACAACATGTTCACCCGCCCCGGTGTTGCCTGGGTGCGTGACGGGCGCCAGGGCTGGGTCCTGCGCCCTGAGACGGTGGAGGACCTCATCGCCCTCGAGGGCGAGTAGCCCCTCCACCGCCCGGTCGCATGGACACCGGCGGGGTGCGTGTCACGCACTCCTAGTCAGAGCGTTTCTCGTTTTCGCGGTTCCGCGGAATCCTGCGGTTTCTACGGTGCCCCAGCGCCCCGGTCAGTACAACTAGGGATGAGTGACACGAGATCGGCAGTAGTACCGGGGGCGTACTAGTACCCATGAGTGTGGGTGTTGCACGCTCATGTGACTGGTGTGATCTGGTGGACTCGGACTTTTCGTTGGTATTTCGGTGATTCTGCCCTGAAGTCGAAAACCGCCTCTGAGGCTCCCATGTGCATGGGCCCTGCTCACGCACATGGGAGCCGAAGCACTCGAGAACACCAAACCTGAAAACCGCAGGATTCCGCGGATTCCGCCGGGCACCGCCGAGCGTGAGCGTGCAGCACCGACAGCGCAGTCCCCGCGGGAACCGACACCACGCCGCAAGACGTGACCGTCAGGCCTCCGGCGTCCCGGAGCCTACGAGCCTCCAGCGGTCCACCGCGCTCTGGTCGTCCCAGAAGCTGCGGTACGTGCCGCCCGCCTCGTAGAGCTCGTCGTGCGTGCCCACGGCCTCAACAGCCCCGTCCACGAGCACGACGATCCGGTCCGCACGGCGGATCGTTGACAGCCGGTGCGCGATGACGAGCACCGTGCGCCCCTGGCTCAGCTCCTCCATCGCCCGGGTCACCCCGGCCTCGCTCACCCCGTCCAGGGCGCTCGTGACCTCGTCGAGCAGCAGCACGGGCGCGTCCTTGAGGAAGGCCCGGGCGATGGCCACGCGCTGGCGCTCACCGCCAGACAGGGAGGAGCCGCCCTCGCCGACCTGGGTCGCCCACCCGTGCGGCAGACGCTCAACCACCTCGCTCAGGCCCGCCCGCTCGGCCGCGGCCCGCACCTCCTCGTCGGTGGCGTCCGCGCGCCCGATGCGCACGTTCTCCTCAATGGTGGTGTCGAAGAGGTAGACGTCTTGGAAGACCATCGAGACCTGCTCCATGAGGTCCTGCGTACGCAGGTCGCGCACGTCCTCGCCGCCCACGCGCACCGTCCCGCTCGAGACGTCCCAGAAGCGGGCCACGAGCCGGGTGAGCGTCGACTTGCCGGAGCCGGAGGGGCCCACGAGGGCGGTGACCGAGCGGGCCGGGAAGGTGAGGGTGACGTCGTGGATGACGTCACGGCCCGGAACGTAGCCAAAGGTCACGTGATCCAGGCTCACCTCCAGCCCACCGTCTGCGCTTGGCCGGGGTGAGGCCACCCGCTCCTGCGCGGGCTCGGGCAGGGCGGGAGCGTCAAGGATCGACTCGATCCGCTCCAGGGCGACGTCGGACTGGTGCAGGGGGTCGACGTAGAAGGCGAGCATGCCCACCGGCTCGGCGAAGCGGATGACCATGAGGGCCAGGGTGATGAAGACGGCCGGGTCGAGGGCCCCTCCCAGCAGCAGGTACAGGCCCACCGTCAGGCTGGCGACGATGCCGGTCTCCACCCAGGTGTGGAAGGCCTGCCCCGCCGGCCCCTTGGCGCTCTGGGCCCGGCCCGACGCCACGTGGTCCTCCCGCAGGGCCGCCTCCAGCGGCGCCCACGTGCCGCCAGTACTGCCGACGCCGCCGCCCGTGCTGGCGCCGTCGGCCACCTCACTGCCGCCGACGCTGGAACTACTGCCAACGCCGTCGGCCACCTTCGCACTGACGCCGCTGCTGACCGCGCCCGTGGCGCGCAGGACCGCCTGGAGCCGGCTGAACTCCAGCAGGCGGGCCCCCAGCGTCTCGGCGGCGGCCTGAGAGATGGCGAACTCGCCGCGCACCGCCCGCCTGAGCCAACGCAGGCAGAGCAGGGTGCCGGGCAGGGCCAGCAGGAGCGCAATCCCCATCCGCCACTCCATGAACAGGGCGCTGACGCCGATGACCGCCGCACTGCCGCTCATGGAGGCGATCTGGGGCAAGGCGATGGACGGCAGGTGAGACAAGTTGGCCGTGTCGCGTGAGACGGCGGTGGCGACCTGTCCGGTGGTGGCGGAGGTGAACCACCCCAGGGGCAGTTGCTGGACCCGGTGGCCCAGGGTACGCACGAGGCTGCCACACACGTCGTAACAGGCGACGGCGTAGGAGCGCACCGTGGCCACGCCGGAGATGGTGAGCCCGAGCAGGGCGGTGATGACGACGGCGGCCAGCCACCCGCCGCTGGGCTCACCCGCCAGGAAGGCGCGCAGGAAGGGCACGAGGAGCACGAGGCTCACGCCCTGACACACACCCGCGATGACGTGGGCCACCATAAGAGGCACGAGGTTGCTGCTGGTGCCCAGGCACCGCTGAAGACGACGGATCACTGCTGTGCCCTCCACATCTTGGCATAGAGGCCGCCCTGTGCGAGCAGCCCGGTGTGCGTGCCGCGCTCAACGAGGCGGCCGTGGTCCATGACGAGGACCTGGTCGGCGTCCACGATCGTGGACAGGCGGTGCGCGATGACCAGGACGGTGCGCCCGGCCGCGAGCCTCGCCAGCGCCTGCTGGATCTCGCGCTCGGAGTGGGCGTCCGCCTGGGCGGTGGCCTCGTCCAGCAGGAGGACGGGGGTGTCGGCGAGGAACACGCGGGCCAGGGCGATGCGCTGACGCTCCCCGCCGGACAGGTGCGCGCCCTCGGAGCCCAGGACCGTGTCGTAGCCGTCGGGCAGCGCCAGGACCCGCTCATGGATCCGGGCGACGCGGGCGGCGGCCTCCACCTCGGCGTCGGTGGCGCCGGGGCGTCCCAGGGCGATGTTGGCGCGCACGGTGTCCGCCAGGGTCCCGCCCTCCTGAAGGACCAGACCCAGGTGGGACAGCAGCTCGGCGCTGGAGATCTCGCGCACGTCCGTGCCGCCGATGCGCACGCTGCCGGACTCGACGTCCCAGAACCGGGCGATGAGCCGCACGAGGGTGCTCTTGCCCGAGCCCGAGGGGCCAACGACGGCGGTGACGGTGCCCGGCTCCAGGCGCAGGCTCACGTCCTCCACGGCCAAGGGCAGGGGGTCCTCACCGTCGCGAGCTCCGTAGCGGAAGGACACGTGATCCAGCTCGACGCTCACACCGCCGTCGGCGTCCCGGCGGATCGGGGCGGGCTGCTCGGGCTCAGCCAGGACCGGCTCAGACAGGAGGGCGCCGAGCCGGCCGGCGGCCTCGACACCGAGCGTCACCTGGTTGGCCAGCATGAGGAGGTTGAGCAGTCCGCTGGGCAGGCCGAGACCCACCAGGAGGAAGGGCAGGAGGTCCACGGGACGCAGCACCCCGAGCCCGGCCAGCCACGTCCCGGCGAGCAGGACCGGCACGAGCATCCCGGCGGGGGAGACGAGGGCCCCGAGCAGGGCAATCGGCCTGCCGGGTCCCTTCATGTAGCGGTAGGCGGCGTCCGTGTACTGGTCAAGGGCGTCGTCGAAGCGGCGGAAGACGGTCCCGGCCAAGCCGAAAGCCTTGACGGTGGCGATGCCATCCACCATCTCCACCGTGGAGGAGCCGACCCTCTTCATCCCCTCGAGGTAGTCCTCGTTGACGGTCCCCTGGGCCAGGGCCATCGCCGCCGCCGTGAAGACCAGGAGCAGAACCACCCACACCAGCAGGACGGTGGCCAGCTGCCACGAACGGGTGAACAGGTAGGCGAAGCCCAGGACGATCCCGCCCACGGCCGCACCCAGGTCAGTGCCGAAGTGGGCGATGAGCGAGTGGATGGCGGTGGTGTCCTCGGTGATGAGCACCTTGGTGCGCCCCGAGGACTCATTGGTGTGCCAGCCCAGGGGCAGGCGTGACAGGTGCCGGGCGATTGTCAGGCGCAGCTCGGTGCGGAAGGCACTCTCGACGATGTGCGCCCAGCTGGTGGAGGACATCCCGATGAGATGCCCCAGGGTCAGGCCGACGACGACGGCGCCCAGCCACAACCAGGCGGCACGCGGTGTGAGCGTGCCGGCGACGGCCCCCTCGGCCAGCGCGGTGACCGCGATGGCGGGCAGGAGGGAGAAGCCGGCGGCGATGACGCCGGCCAGTGCCGTCAGGGCGATCTTGCCGCTGACGGGGGCCAGGACCCGTCTCAGGGTGATGGGCGGCGCGGTGGGCTCACCGGGCTCACCACCGCCCGGTGTCTGCGGACGGGGTTCGGCTGAGGGCGCGCGCGTGACGTCGTCGACGCGGGTGGTGGTCATGGTGTCTCCCGGGTTCAGGGTTCGGGTGGCTGCTAGATGTCCTAGATGTCGTGAAGCACGAGGCCGCCGTCGGCGAAGGTCAGAGCCAGCCAGGTGGCCAGGGCCCAGCCGGCCAGGACGAGGACGGTGTCGCGCCGGCGCCAGCGCGGCGGGTGGCGCTCGGTACGCACGCGGTAGGCGCCGAAGCCGCGCGCATCCATGGAGGCCGCCACCCGCTCGGCGTGGCGCACGGCCCCCGCGGTCACGGCCGGCCCGGCGGTGACCGCCCGCACGAGGGGCCGCAGCACCGGCAGGGGCGCGCGGGTGCCGCGCAGGGCGTGCGCCTCCTTGACGGCCCGGTACTCGGCGGCCAGGCGCTGGCGGAAGCTGATGGCGGCGACACCCGCATAGGCGACGCGGTAGGGCACGCGCAGGTGGGTGGTCAGGGCGCGTAGCAGGTCCTCGGGGCGCGAGAGCAGGCCCGTGAGCACGCACAGGGACATGACCGAGCCGAGCTTGGCGCCCAGGCGCACACCGGCGAGCAGCTGGTTGCGCTGCAACTCGAAGGTCCCCAGGGCGAGCACGGTCTCGGAGGCGCCCACCCGCTCAATGGGGGCGCTGGCCGCCAAGGACGATCCGATGAGCAGCGCGATCGTGAGGACGATGAGCGCGGCGAGGCTGCCGCGGCGCAGGTCCGCCACGATGAGCAGGAGCGTGCCCACCGCCAGGACGAGAACCGGCAGCTGGGGTGTGGCCGTGAGGGCGGTGACCACCATGAGGGGCACCAGGGCGGCGAAGGGCGACAGCGGGTCGAAGCCGGTGGGGTGTGGGTTCACGGCAGGTCCTCCCACCGGGTCAGTGGGGGCAGGGATGCGCCCGTCGCGAGGGCGAGCGCTCGCATGCGCGCCAGTGGCGGGGGCGTGAGGCCGGCGCGCTCAAGCAGGTCGGCCTCACCCAGGATCTCCTCGGGGTCGCCCTGGGCCAGGACCTTGCCGTCGGACAGGACGAGAACGCTGTCGGCGTGCTCGGCGACGAGTCCCATGTCATGAGTAGTGAGCACGACGGCGGTACCCTCGTCGGCGATGGAGCGCAGCAGTGCCATGAGGGCGTCGCAGCTGTGGTGGTCCTGCCCGAAGGTGGGCTCGTCGAGGCAGATGAGGTCCCGACGCCGGCCCAGGACCGAGGCCACTGACAGGCGCCTCTGTTGGCCGCCGGAGAGCAGGAAGGGGCTGATCTCGGCGTGGTCGGTCAGGCCGAAGCGCTCCAGGCGCTCGCTGACCGAGCGCTGCACCTCCTGCTCGTCGGCGCCCGCCAGGCGCAGGCCGTGGGCGAGCTCGTCGGCCACGGTGCGCTCGAGGAGCTGGTGCTCGGGGTTCTGGGTGACGAGGGTGACCTCCTCTGCGCTCACGCCCGGGCGGCGCTCGCGGCCGGCGACCGTGACGCTGCCGCGGGTCCAGGGCTCGAGTCCGGCCAGGGCGCGCATGAGGGTGGTCTTGCCCGAGCCGTTGGCCCCGGTGACGGCGAGGATCCGGCCGGGTTCGAGAGTGAGGTTGATACCGCTCAGGACTGTCCGACGGCGTCGCCGCCGTCCGCGTGGGACGTCGAGGTCGCGGACCTCCAGGGCCGGGGGAGTGGGGGTGGGCGGGCCGGTTTGGCCGGTCGTGTCTGAGGGGGTGGGTTGGCCGGGGGGTGTGGCCGAGCTCGCGGAGACGGCCGGGCGCGGTGGGGGCTGGGGCAGGTGGGCCGAGGCCAGCAGGCGGGCGCCGTCGGCCAGCGTGAGCGGGACGGTGGCGCCGTCAACACCGTCCTCCCCAGCCGGGCCGACGGGCGCGGTGAGCCCGGCGTCCTCGAGCCGGTGGCCCAGGCGGGTGGCCGACGGCAGGCGCACCCCGGTGCGGGCGACCGCGCGCCCGTGCTGGGCGAGGACCTGGCGGGTGGGGCCGTACGCGAGGGTGTCGCCGTTGGGACCCAGGGCGATGACGTGGGTGACGTGCTCGATGACGTCGTCGAGGTCGTGCTCGACGACGAGGACGGCCGCTCCGTGGGCCTGGATGCGGGGCAGGAGCCGGTAGAAGGCGGTGGTGGCGGCCGGGTCGAGGTTGGCGGTGGGCTCGTCCAGGATGAGCAGGGCCGGTGCCTGGGCCAGCGCGCAGGCGAGCACGAGTCGCTGGCGCTGCCCGCCGGACAGCTCCCAGGGACTCGTCGCCTCCAAGCCGGACAGGCCGACGTCGGCCAGGGCGCGCAGGGCCCGCGGCTCGATCTCCGCGGCGGGTACGCACAGGTTCTCCAGGGCGTAGCACACCTCGTCCAGGACGCGAGTGGTCACGACCTGGGCGTCGGGGTCCTGCATGACGATGGCGACGGTGCCGGCCAGGTGGGAGACCTCGGCGTCGGCGACCTCCTGCCCGCCCACCCGCACCGAGCCGCGGTAGGCCGAGGGCAGGCAGTGGGGCACGAGCCCGGGCAGGAGCCGGGCGAGGGTGGACTTGCCGCAGCCGGAGGGGCCCAGAAGAAGAGTCGTCGTGCCCGGGTGCAGGGTGAGGGTGGCGCCCTGGGGGACCCAGCTGGTGGTGCGGGCGTACTGGACGGCGGCGTCCTGGAGGGTGGCGACGGCGGCGGCGCTCATCGGGAGACGGCCAGCCCTGTGCGCTCCAGGGCCCGGCGCAGCAGCAGGCACACGCCCACGGCGGCCCAGCAGGACAGGATCGCCAGGATGATGCCGATGATGGTCTCCTGGGTGGTCAGGGCGATGTGGAAGCCCGCCGAGTACATCGAGGCGTTGAAGCCGCCGAAGACGACGCCGGAGAGCAGGTAGACCCACCAGGTCCAGCGCCGGTAGAGGAAGAGGGCGACGGGGATCCCGACGAGGAGGGAGCCGATGATGTTGCCGAGGATGGCGGCGGGGCCCTGCGGGGTGAGGAAGGCCGAGATGATGCCCATGACGAGTCCGGAGATGACGAAGGCCCCGGGCTTGTTGACCAGGACGCCGGGCAGCAGGTACGGCACCATCCAGGCGCCCATGAGGGCGCTCATGATGAGGATGCCGCGAGGGTTGACGGCGACGATGATGGACAGGTACGTCAGGGGCACGACCAGCAGGGAGCCGACGACGCCGAGGGCGGCCACCGTCATGAGGTTGCGGGTGCCCAGGACGGAGTCGCGCAGCCCGGAGCGGGCGGAGGTGCGGATGGTGGTCGGGGCTTCGGGAGTGGTGCTCATAGGGACCTCGGGTAGGTGGGTTGTCGGTCGGGGTGGCATGAACGACGTCGAGACACCCGTGACGCAGGATAGGCGCACCTAAGATAAGAGCGGTTCTCAGTAGTGGTCAAGCGCTGTCCCCACAGGGCCCGCCGTGGCGCCGGGACGCCCGCGCGGCACCCGTGCGGCCCCGTCTATGCTGACCCCGCCCCGCCCGCCGCACGAGAACAAGGTGGTCCCATGACCCAGCAGGCTCCGCCCGCAGCCCCCGCCTCCCCGTCCTCACGTCCCGTCCTCAAGGTCGGCGTCCTCGGCTCCGGAACTGTTGGTACGCAGGTCGTGCGCCTGCTGGGCGAGCAGGCGGAGGAGTTCGCCGCCCGCAGCGGCGCCCGCCTGGAGGTCACCGGCATCGCCGTGCGCGACCTCGCGGCCCCCCGCGACCCGGCTGTGCCGCGCGAGCTGCTGACCGACGACGCCACCGCCGTCGCCACCAGCAACGACATCGTCATCGAGCTCATCGGCGGAATCGAGCCCGCCCGCACCCTCATCCTCGCGGCCTTCAGGGCCGGCGCCTCGGTCATCACCGGCAACAAGGCCCTCATCGCCGCCCACGGACCCGAGCTCTACGCCGCCGCTGCCGCCGCCGACGTCGACTTCTACTACGAGGCGGCCGTTGCCGGCGCCATCCCCGTCGTCTACGCGCTGCGCGAGTCCATGGCGGGCGACCGCGTCACCAGCGTTCTCGGCATCGTCAACGGCACCACCAACTACATCCTCGATGAGATGAGCACGAAGGGGCTGAGCTTCGAGGATGCCCTGGCCACCGCCCAGGAGCTCGGCTACGCCGAGGCCGACCCCACCGCCGACGTCGACGGCCTCGACGCCGCCGCCAAGGCCGCCATTATCGCCTCCCTCGCCTTCCACACCCGCGTCGGCATCGACGACGTCCTCGTCGAGGGCATCCGCTCCATCACCGCCGAGGACATCCGCGAGGCACACGCCTCAGGCTGCGAGCTCAAGCTGCTGGCCATCGCCCAGCGCGTGGCCCTGGACGACGCGGCCGAGGGCGTGAGCGTGCGCGTCCACCCGGCGCTCGTGCCCGCCGACCACCCGCTGGCCAGCGTCCACGGCGCCTTCAACGCCGTCCTCGTCGAGGCCGAGTCCGCCGGCCGGCTCATGTTCTACGGCAAGGGGGCCGGTGGTGCCCCCACCGCCTCCGCCGTCCTGTCCGACGTCGTGGCCGCTGCCGCGCACCGCGTCAACGGAGGCCAGGCGCCGCGCGAGTCCTCCTACGCCGACCTGCCGGTGCTCGGCCCCGAGGCCGCCATCACCCGTTACCAGATCCAGCTGCGCGTGGACGACCAGCCGGGCTCGCTGGCCGCGGTGGCCACCGCCTTCGCCGCCAATGCCGTCTCCATCGACTCGGTGCGCCAGAGCGCCTACGTCGGCGGGGACCAGGCGGTTGTCACCATCGTCACCCACCCGGCTGCCGTCAAGCGCCTCAACGCCGCTGTTGAGGCCCTGCGCTCCCAGGAGCGCGTCCTCGCCGTCGTCTCGATCCAGCGTGTGGAGGGGGAGTGAGCGTCCGCCTGTCGCACGAGTCCGCCGCGGTGCGGGTGCCCGCCACCACCGCGAACATGGGGCCCGGCTTCGACTCCTTCGGGATGGCCTTCCGCTACTACGACGAGGTCAGCGTCCGGCCGGTCACCGGCCCGACGGTG from Actinomyces respiraculi carries:
- the argS gene encoding arginine--tRNA ligase, yielding MTPEELANAIRTVLLAAVGDGTLNLPVEEVPLPKVERPRSREHGDWATNVAMRLAKKAGTNPRALAELLHPRLAALDGVASVEVAGPGFLNIRLDAASAGELARTIVQAGEAYGRNDSLAGQSVNLEYVSANPTGPVHLGGARWAAVGDSLARILTACGARVTREYYFNDHGTQIDRFARSLLAAARGEDTPEDGYGGSYIAEIAATVTADELAASRPAPAGLPDDEATEVFRARGVDLMFDAVKAELHAFRSDFDTFFHEDSLHTSGAVSRAIERLRERGMIEERDGATWLRTTDFGDDKDRVLIKSDGNAAYFAADVAYYLDKRSRGADCAIYLLGADHHGYIGRMMAMCAAFGDEPGVNMQILIGQLVNLVKDGEPVRMSKRAGTIVTLEDLVGAVGVDAARYSLARASMDSMIDIDLDLLSSASNENPVYYVQYAHARTRNVARNAAEHAVSREAGFEPAALDTPADSALLAALARFPAIVAQAASMREQHRVARYLEELAGAYHTWYAATRVTPRGDDPVDAGHVARLWLNDAVSQVLANGLALLGVSAPERM
- a CDS encoding ABC transporter ATP-binding protein yields the protein MTTTRVDDVTRAPSAEPRPQTPGGGEPGEPTAPPITLRRVLAPVSGKIALTALAGVIAAGFSLLPAIAVTALAEGAVAGTLTPRAAWLWLGAVVVGLTLGHLIGMSSTSWAHIVESAFRTELRLTIARHLSRLPLGWHTNESSGRTKVLITEDTTAIHSLIAHFGTDLGAAVGGIVLGFAYLFTRSWQLATVLLVWVVLLLVFTAAAMALAQGTVNEDYLEGMKRVGSSTVEMVDGIATVKAFGLAGTVFRRFDDALDQYTDAAYRYMKGPGRPIALLGALVSPAGMLVPVLLAGTWLAGLGVLRPVDLLPFLLVGLGLPSGLLNLLMLANQVTLGVEAAGRLGALLSEPVLAEPEQPAPIRRDADGGVSVELDHVSFRYGARDGEDPLPLAVEDVSLRLEPGTVTAVVGPSGSGKSTLVRLIARFWDVESGSVRIGGTDVREISSAELLSHLGLVLQEGGTLADTVRANIALGRPGATDAEVEAAARVARIHERVLALPDGYDTVLGSEGAHLSGGERQRIALARVFLADTPVLLLDEATAQADAHSEREIQQALARLAAGRTVLVIAHRLSTIVDADQVLVMDHGRLVERGTHTGLLAQGGLYAKMWRAQQ
- the lysA gene encoding diaminopimelate decarboxylase is translated as MSAPGQAPDGEPAVPSGEAPLGSLVAPEPDERPDLWPFTVRRAPDGALTFGGRHLTQVLNDAPTPVFVLDEADLRGRAASWSAAMHEEFWPGYGMAGGQAFYAGKAFLTTSIARWVLEEGMGIDTASRGELAVSLAALQDVDGEAATAHATRLGLHGNGKTQAEIAVALIHRLGHLVLDSLEEVGLAARAVRDLRNSGVYGPEERGRVMVRLTTGVHAGGHEFIATAHEDQKFGLSVHTGTARQAIDAVIAAPELELHGLHSHIGSQIMDLAGFREAARIVLRLRHEVAADMGVLAHELDLGGGYGIAYTGADPVAPSPATVAQTLAETVRELCTELGDPIPHVSIEPGRSVAGPSTVMLYTVTGLKRVALDAGASRLYVSVDGGMSDNIRPALYEAAYTALVANRRPDPAVGVTRARVVGKHCESGDVVVRDVDLPGDLAVGDVLAVPAVGAYGRSMASNYNMFTRPGVAWVRDGRQGWVLRPETVEDLIALEGE
- a CDS encoding ABC transporter ATP-binding protein; the protein is MIRRLQRCLGTSSNLVPLMVAHVIAGVCQGVSLVLLVPFLRAFLAGEPSGGWLAAVVITALLGLTISGVATVRSYAVACYDVCGSLVRTLGHRVQQLPLGWFTSATTGQVATAVSRDTANLSHLPSIALPQIASMSGSAAVIGVSALFMEWRMGIALLLALPGTLLCLRWLRRAVRGEFAISQAAAETLGARLLEFSRLQAVLRATGAVSSGVSAKVADGVGSSSSVGGSEVADGASTGGGVGSTGGTWAPLEAALREDHVASGRAQSAKGPAGQAFHTWVETGIVASLTVGLYLLLGGALDPAVFITLALMVIRFAEPVGMLAFYVDPLHQSDVALERIESILDAPALPEPAQERVASPRPSADGGLEVSLDHVTFGYVPGRDVIHDVTLTFPARSVTALVGPSGSGKSTLTRLVARFWDVSSGTVRVGGEDVRDLRTQDLMEQVSMVFQDVYLFDTTIEENVRIGRADATDEEVRAAAERAGLSEVVERLPHGWATQVGEGGSSLSGGERQRVAIARAFLKDAPVLLLDEVTSALDGVSEAGVTRAMEELSQGRTVLVIAHRLSTIRRADRIVVLVDGAVEAVGTHDELYEAGGTYRSFWDDQSAVDRWRLVGSGTPEA
- a CDS encoding energy-coupling factor transporter transmembrane component T; protein product: MNPHPTGFDPLSPFAALVPLMVVTALTATPQLPVLVLAVGTLLLIVADLRRGSLAALIVLTIALLIGSSLAASAPIERVGASETVLALGTFELQRNQLLAGVRLGAKLGSVMSLCVLTGLLSRPEDLLRALTTHLRVPYRVAYAGVAAISFRQRLAAEYRAVKEAHALRGTRAPLPVLRPLVRAVTAGPAVTAGAVRHAERVAASMDARGFGAYRVRTERHPPRWRRRDTVLVLAGWALATWLALTFADGGLVLHDI